In Capsicum annuum cultivar UCD-10X-F1 chromosome 7, UCD10Xv1.1, whole genome shotgun sequence, one genomic interval encodes:
- the LOC107852967 gene encoding uncharacterized protein LOC107852967 has product MGVNLWPSLSLGPDITPDPRSNSPPPNTFNPSINLHSFSSNICSEINKKRSLSRAHSSHIMIEPLQLRIYPHTPAKMLSTSQGVLVDNSSNAHKAFNATALSKVESIHISPQLTVINSQLHTMQENSSHQNKLFSLSKHDHYDHNPSLSNLHSNFMVGGLSLHPICLSTPLMGRETDENSHPRSELLSSISNGMPQLGPTTVWSKCLDRNTNAYFQFGVPGGTKSYDYNKNDEPNHLKYPFFSTPQPTSPNNGTSFCKTQGGKPLPSKPNPLSLTLSYTPQNIKVLKREKTLEALRVRNREMESLLL; this is encoded by the coding sequence ATGGGTGTCAACCTTTGGCCCAGTCTCTCATTAGGCCCAGATATAACACCCGACCCAAGATCCAATTCCCCTCCTCCAAATACTTTTAACCCCTCTATTAATTTACACAGTTTTTCTTCTAACATATGctcagaaataaataaaaaaagatctcTCAGCAGGGCCCACTCATCTCATATAATGATTGAACCCCTGCAACTTCGAATTTACCCCCATACGCCGGCGAAAATGCTTTCCACTTCCCAGGGGGTTTTGGTGGACAATAGCTCAAATGCACACAAAGCATTTAATGCTACTGCATTGTCCAAAGTTGAGTCCATCCACATTTCCCCTCAGCTTACTGTTATTAACTCTCAATTGCATACCATGCAAGAAAACTCCTCACACCAAAATAAACTTTTCTCCCTCTCCAAACATGATCACTATGATCACAACCCCTCTCTCTCCAATTTACACTCCAACTTCATGGTTGGAGGTTTGTCTCTCCACCCAATTTGCCTCTCTACACCTTTAATGGGAAGGGAGACAGATGAAAATTCTCATCCAAGATCCGAACTACTTAGCTCTATTAGCAATGGAATGCCTCAATTAGGGCCTACAACAGTTTGGTCCAAATGCTTGGATAGAAACACTAATGCATATTTTCAATTTGGAGTTCCAGGGGGAACTAAATCCTACGACTATAACAAAAATGATGAACCTAACCATCTCAAGTATCCCTTTTTTTCCACCCCACAACCTACTTCTCCTAACAATGGGACCTCATTTTGTAAGACTCAAGGGGGAAAACCTCTCCCCTCTAAACCAAACCCTTTGAGTCTAACACTCTCATACACCCCTCAGAATATCAAAGTCCTCAAAAGAGAAAAGACCTTAGAAGCACTGAGGGTGAGAAACAGGGAGATGGAATCACTCCTTCTTTAG
- the LOC107852977 gene encoding uncharacterized protein LOC107852977 — protein sequence MGGKGKKRREKNYRAAHGGTTKLPPPPTTTSIDAIPTKLRQIMGFSGDGKVSLNNADRKKGDGGGSANGKKLSSEDQVQAKNVGHKRKDGMHSLSGVGAAEGNAHQKRNKNRKRKEVKDLRFDTTELGITSSKRKERKKQRLAEMKKKHKKANTDENMDFPGREEIKFGEVVEAPPKLVAVPKAFKNNALDASKERLRLQAVEAYRQRKGWTSRLGIQISPPVTESPLV from the exons ATGGGAGGGAAAGGgaagaagagaagagagaagaattACAGAGCAGCTCATGGAGGCACTACTAAACTTCCTCCCCCACCCACCACTACTTCCATAGATGCTATTCCCACGAAGCTTCGTCAAATTATGGGGTTTTCAG gGGATGGGAAAGTTTCATTGAATAATGCAGACAGGAAGAAAGGAGATGGTGGTGGCAGTGCTAATGGGAAG AAACTAAGTTCAGAAGATCAAGTTCAAGCTAAAAATGTGGGTCACAAGAGGAAAGATGGCATGCACAGTTTGAGTGGTGTTGGAGCAGCAGAAGGTAATGCACatcagaagagaaataaaaatagaaaaaggaaagaagtgAAGGATCTTCGGTTTGACACGACTGAGCTGGGCATTACTAGTTCAAAGAGAAAGGAGCGAAAGAAACA GCGTTTGGCCGAAATGAAAAAGAAACACAAAAAGGCCAATACTGATGAAAACATGGATTTTCCTGGCCGTGAAGAAATCAAATTTGGTGAAGTCGTTGAAGCTCCACCTAAGCTTGTTGCAGTTCCAAAG GCATTCAAGAATAATGCACTTGATGCTTCAAAAGAAAGACTTCGATTGCAAGCAGTTGAGGCCTATAGGCAGCGGAAAGGATGGACATCAAGACTGGGGATTCAGATTTCCCCACCAGTCACAGAGTCTCCATTGGTATAG